The genomic DNA GCTGAGCGGACGGTTCATCCGCCCGAACTGCAAGGCGCGGTGGGATCCGTACAAGCGCCCGGAGGACGTCGCCCTGGAAATGTACGGGCTGTTCCCGACGGCGCGCGATCTCCGGTTCTCCCTGTTCTACCGTTCCAGGGAACGCATCTGCTCCACGCTGGAGGATCACCAGGAGGGCAGCATAGGGTAGACCGCCCGTTTCCGGGAGGCCCGGATGAATCTCCTGATGGCGACGAATACGTTCTCCCCGTACGTGGGGGGGCTCGTCCGGTCGATAGAGGCGTTCACCTCCGAATTCCGCCGCCGCGGGCATCGCGTTCTCGTGGTCGCTCCCGCGTACCCCGGCTCCCCGAAAAAGGAGGCCGGGGTGGTCCGGATCCCGTCCATCCGGAGGTTCAACGGGAGCGATTTCTCCATCGGCCTGCCCATACCGGGCTTCCTCTACCATGCGCTCGAGGATTTCCGGCCCGAGATCGTCCATTCCCATCATCCGTACGTGCTCGGCGACATGGCGCTCCGGATCTCCGCCTCCCGGAACATCCCCCTGGTGTTCACGCATCACACGATGTACGAAATGATGGCGCATTACGTCGTGGGCGATTCCCCGGCGATGCGCCGGTTCGTCGTCGAGCTCTCCACGGGGTATGCGAACCTCTGCGACCGCGTCATCGCCCCGAGCGGGAGCACCGCCAGGATCCTCCGCGAGCGCGGCGTGACGGCCCCCATCGGAGTGATCCCCACGGGTGTGAACCCGGAACGGTTTCGCCGCGGCGACCGGGACGGCTTCCGCGCGGAGATGGGGATCCCCGCGGGCGCCTTCGTCGTCGGACACGTCGGCAGGCTGGGGCCGGAGAAAAACCTCGGGTTCCTCGTACAGGCCGTGACCGGGTTCCTCGCCGTCCACCGGACCGCCCGCTTCCTGGTCGTCGGCGCGGGACCTTCGGAGGCGGAAATCCGGGACCGGTTCGAGCGGTGCGGGATGACCGGCCGCCTCCACTACGCGGGGGTCCTCCGCGACGGGAAGCTCGCCGACGCCTACCATGCGATGGACGTGTTCGCCTTCTCGTCGCGGAACGAGACGCAGGGAATGGTCCTCACCGAGGCGATGGCGTCCGGGGTGCCCGTGGTCGCCGTGGACGCGCCCGGGGTCCGCGAAGCGGTGGAGGACGGCCGGAACGGCTTCCTGCTTTCCGAGATGAGCCTGCCGGCATTCACCGACGCTTTGCTCCGTGCGTCCCGCCTGCCGCCCGCGGATTTCCACCGGATGAGGGAGGCCGCGCGGGAAACTTCTCTTCGCTACTCGATCCACCGGTGCGCCGAAGATGCGCTCCGCCTGTACGAAAACGTCCTCGAGGAGCGGAGCCGTGGCCGGGTCGCGCGCATCAAACCATGGGCGCGTAGGATCGGGCAGGAAAGGATGCTCTGGAGGAACCGGGCGCTCGCCGCGGTGGCGGCCCTCTCGTCCCGGAGGGGAATGGAGGATGCGGGCGCCGCCGTGCGCTGACATCTCGAAAGGAGCGGCGAAAGGGATGAAAAAGGAGAGCGGCAGGGCCATCGCATTGCTGCGGGAGCAGCTCCGTTCCGCGTGGGAAACCATGGAGGGCACCTTCCAGGACGTGTCTCCAGAAATCGCGCAGTGGATCCCGCCGGGGACCGCGCTGCCGATCGGCGCGGCGTATGCGCACGTGGTGCTGTCCATGGACGAGGTCGTGAACCGCATGGTCCGGGGGGAGCGCCCGTTGCGCGCCGGCGCGTTCGCGGGGAAGAC from Thermodesulfobacteriota bacterium includes the following:
- a CDS encoding glycosyltransferase; the protein is MATNTFSPYVGGLVRSIEAFTSEFRRRGHRVLVVAPAYPGSPKKEAGVVRIPSIRRFNGSDFSIGLPIPGFLYHALEDFRPEIVHSHHPYVLGDMALRISASRNIPLVFTHHTMYEMMAHYVVGDSPAMRRFVVELSTGYANLCDRVIAPSGSTARILRERGVTAPIGVIPTGVNPERFRRGDRDGFRAEMGIPAGAFVVGHVGRLGPEKNLGFLVQAVTGFLAVHRTARFLVVGAGPSEAEIRDRFERCGMTGRLHYAGVLRDGKLADAYHAMDVFAFSSRNETQGMVLTEAMASGVPVVAVDAPGVREAVEDGRNGFLLSEMSLPAFTDALLRASRLPPADFHRMREAARETSLRYSIHRCAEDALRLYENVLEERSRGRVARIKPWARRIGQERMLWRNRALAAVAALSSRRGMEDAGAAVR